The following coding sequences lie in one Arachis ipaensis cultivar K30076 chromosome B05, Araip1.1, whole genome shotgun sequence genomic window:
- the LOC110263043 gene encoding uncharacterized protein LOC110263043, whose protein sequence is MDIKNRCHSCKKSIIQFGRCCNDEDANNSSVSLSAIGSSKLRWKVLWMKLKMKKKKLFDSSSASSSSHPYYDAYTYSQNFDHGNAKDEADNLSRSFSARFADSSKVTTVITNHKVL, encoded by the coding sequence ATGGATATCAAAAACCGGTGCCATTCTTGCAAGAAAAGCATTATCCAATTCGGAAGGTGTTGCAATGATGAAGATGCAAACAATAGTTCCGTGTCACTCTCAGCAATTGGATCAAGCAAGTTGAGGTGGAAAGTTCTGTGGATGAAGctgaagatgaaaaagaagaagctctttgattcttcttcagcatcatcatcatcacatccTTATTATGATGCATACACATATTCTCAGAACTTTGACCATGGTAATGCAAAGGATGAAGCAGATAACCTCTCTAGATCTTTCTCTGCTCGCTTTGCTGACTCTTCTAAAGTAACTACCGTTATTACCAACCATAAGGTACTTTAA